In Bradyrhizobium sp. CCBAU 051011, the following are encoded in one genomic region:
- a CDS encoding DUF1428 domain-containing protein produces the protein MPYVDGFIVAVPKKNLEAYSRLSKKAGKIWREYGALDYREWVADDVKVGKYTSFPRSVKLKPGETVVFAWITYKSRAQRDKINAKVMADPRLGEMMDPKSKPPFDGKRMIYGGFESLVKV, from the coding sequence ATGCCCTACGTGGATGGCTTCATCGTCGCCGTGCCGAAGAAAAATCTCGAAGCTTATTCCCGTCTGTCGAAGAAGGCCGGCAAGATCTGGCGCGAATACGGTGCGCTGGACTACCGCGAATGGGTCGCCGATGACGTCAAGGTCGGCAAGTACACCTCGTTCCCGCGCAGCGTCAAGCTGAAGCCCGGCGAAACCGTCGTGTTCGCCTGGATCACCTACAAGTCGCGCGCCCAGCGCGACAAGATCAACGCCAAGGTGATGGCGGACCCGCGGCTCGGCGAGATGATGGATCCTAAGTCAAAGCCGCCGTTCGACGGCAAGCGGATGATCTATGGCGGGTTCGAAAGCCTGGTGAAAGTGTAG
- a CDS encoding arylsulfatase has translation MRITLVHALKHSIVPIEASFARLWPEAGLMNLLDDSLSADLARDGGLSDAMTERFLRLGRYAAGTGSDAILFTCSAFGPCIEAVARAHAPMPVLKPNEAMIEQAVARGGKVGLLSTFPPTLVSMPPEFPPRVELVPKLAEGAMAALDRGDRAIHDRLVVEASISLRDCDLIALAQYSLAPAADEVAKATGRPVLTTPDSAVLKLKGMLTAGHT, from the coding sequence ATGCGCATCACCCTGGTCCACGCCCTGAAACACTCGATCGTCCCGATCGAGGCCTCCTTCGCCAGGCTCTGGCCGGAAGCGGGCCTGATGAACCTGCTCGACGACAGCCTGTCGGCCGATCTGGCGCGTGACGGCGGGCTCTCCGACGCCATGACCGAGCGTTTCCTCAGGCTTGGACGCTACGCGGCCGGCACCGGGTCGGATGCGATCCTGTTCACCTGCTCGGCGTTCGGGCCCTGCATCGAGGCGGTCGCGCGTGCCCACGCCCCGATGCCGGTGCTCAAGCCGAACGAGGCGATGATCGAGCAGGCGGTCGCGCGAGGCGGGAAGGTCGGCTTGCTGTCGACGTTTCCGCCGACGCTGGTCTCGATGCCGCCGGAGTTTCCGCCGCGAGTCGAGCTGGTGCCGAAACTGGCGGAAGGCGCGATGGCCGCGCTCGATCGCGGCGACCGCGCCATCCATGACCGGCTGGTGGTGGAAGCGTCCATCAGCTTGCGCGACTGCGACCTGATCGCGCTCGCCCAGTACAGCCTGGCGCCGGCGGCGGACGAGGTCGCCAAGGCGACCGGGCGGCCAGTGCTGACTACACCCGATAGCGCGGTACTAAAATTGAAGGGAATGCTTACCGCCGGCCACACTTAA
- a CDS encoding DUF3551 domain-containing protein, with amino-acid sequence MRNALLAILALSAATAATVAGSSPAAAYDYPYCLQGRGIGIPGDCSYATYGQCMASASGRALYCNINPRVAYGQQRRMRVYRDY; translated from the coding sequence ATGCGCAATGCACTGTTAGCGATATTGGCGCTGTCGGCGGCGACAGCCGCCACTGTGGCGGGCAGCTCGCCCGCTGCGGCGTATGATTACCCCTATTGCCTGCAGGGCCGGGGCATCGGCATTCCCGGTGACTGCTCCTACGCTACCTACGGTCAGTGCATGGCATCGGCCTCAGGCCGCGCGCTCTACTGCAACATCAATCCGCGCGTCGCCTACGGACAGCAGCGGCGTATGCGGGTTTATCGGGATTATTGA
- a CDS encoding tripartite tricarboxylate transporter substrate binding protein: MISRRTAICLAVIGLSTATSIASVSAQDYPTRPVKWVVGYPPGGATDIIARLLGQRLSERLGQQFVIENKPGAGNNIATESVINAEPDGYTLLFVNPANYINASLYANLKFNVIRDIAPIAAFNRVPNVMTVNKDVPAKTAAEFIAYVKANPGKVNLASSGNGTSVHLSGEMFMAMSGAKMQHVPYRGAAPAITDLLGGQVQLIFDNMPSILQHVRAGSVRALAVTGTARSPLLPDVPVLADTVPGYEASALFGVGAPKNTPKAVIEKLNKEINAVLAEPAIKARLLDLGGEPLIGTPEAFGAMIVAETDKWKKVIEEAKVEKVQ; encoded by the coding sequence ATGATTTCACGTCGTACCGCGATTTGTCTGGCCGTCATCGGCCTTTCCACGGCCACTTCGATCGCCAGCGTTTCGGCGCAGGATTACCCGACCCGGCCGGTGAAATGGGTCGTCGGATATCCGCCGGGCGGCGCGACCGATATTATCGCGCGGCTGCTCGGCCAGCGGCTCTCGGAACGGCTCGGCCAGCAATTCGTGATCGAGAACAAGCCTGGCGCCGGTAACAACATCGCCACCGAATCGGTGATCAACGCCGAGCCCGATGGTTATACGCTGCTGTTCGTCAACCCGGCGAATTACATCAACGCCTCGCTCTACGCCAATCTGAAATTCAATGTGATTCGCGATATTGCGCCGATTGCCGCGTTCAATCGCGTGCCGAACGTGATGACGGTCAACAAGGACGTGCCGGCCAAGACGGCCGCGGAGTTCATTGCGTATGTGAAAGCCAATCCCGGCAAGGTGAACCTGGCGTCGTCGGGCAACGGCACATCGGTGCATCTGTCCGGCGAAATGTTCATGGCGATGTCCGGCGCCAAGATGCAGCACGTGCCCTATCGCGGCGCTGCGCCGGCGATCACCGACCTGCTCGGCGGTCAAGTCCAGTTGATTTTCGACAACATGCCCTCGATTCTCCAGCATGTCCGCGCCGGCTCGGTGCGGGCGCTGGCGGTCACCGGTACCGCGCGGTCGCCGCTGTTGCCTGACGTGCCTGTTCTCGCCGACACCGTCCCGGGCTACGAGGCGAGCGCGCTGTTCGGCGTCGGAGCACCGAAGAACACGCCAAAGGCGGTCATCGAGAAGCTGAACAAGGAGATCAACGCCGTGCTCGCCGAGCCGGCGATCAAGGCGCGCCTGCTCGACCTCGGCGGCGAACCGCTGATCGGCACGCCGGAAGCGTTTGGCGCGATGATCGTGGCTGAAACCGACAAGTGGAAGAAGGTGATCGAGGAAGCCAAGGTTGAGAAAGTGCAGTGA
- a CDS encoding serine hydrolase gives MAVRFSRRDTLRTAAVAAAGLIPGAAIPSLAAPLRSSPRGGEIDAILHTRVDAADVPGVVAMAATEHSVVYQGAFGARSVGTAARMSADTIFSIASMTKLLTSVAALQLVERDKIKLDEPAARIDPTLGSPQVLDGFDAQGVPQLRAARKPITLRNLLTHTSGLSYQLWDANVVRYGKASRNDAALPRAPLMFDPDTRWAYGGSLDRVGRLVEIVSGQSLDRYFRDHILGPLGMNDTAFSLTEKQRGRQASLHLRKADGTLAPQPLARRTDPKVISGGGGLYSTAPDYLTFLQALLNGGALAGKGILRPQTVALMSTNQIGNLDAGILKTTNPALSDNVDFFPGVRLRWGLGDMINVDPVPDGRRAGSLTWAGLYNTYYWIDPASRIAGVILMQILPFADQRALNVYRLFERGIYRVHGAA, from the coding sequence ATGGCAGTGCGGTTCAGTCGGCGCGATACATTGCGAACGGCGGCCGTCGCGGCGGCAGGCCTGATCCCCGGTGCAGCCATTCCCAGCCTTGCAGCTCCGCTCCGCTCGTCGCCGCGTGGCGGGGAAATCGACGCTATTTTGCACACTCGGGTCGATGCGGCAGACGTGCCGGGCGTTGTCGCCATGGCCGCAACCGAGCATTCGGTGGTCTACCAGGGCGCATTCGGCGCGAGAAGCGTGGGCACGGCTGCCAGGATGTCGGCCGATACGATCTTCAGTATCGCGTCAATGACCAAATTGCTGACATCCGTCGCAGCGCTGCAACTCGTCGAACGGGACAAAATCAAACTGGACGAACCGGCGGCAAGAATTGATCCGACGCTCGGCTCTCCCCAAGTTCTCGATGGTTTCGATGCGCAAGGGGTCCCGCAACTGCGCGCCGCGCGAAAGCCCATCACGCTACGCAATCTGTTGACGCACACATCCGGGCTTAGCTATCAGCTTTGGGACGCGAATGTCGTTCGCTACGGCAAGGCATCTCGCAACGATGCCGCGCTGCCGCGTGCGCCGCTGATGTTCGATCCGGACACCAGATGGGCCTATGGTGGCAGTCTCGACCGGGTTGGGCGGCTCGTTGAAATCGTCAGTGGGCAAAGTCTGGATCGCTATTTCCGCGATCACATCCTGGGTCCGCTCGGTATGAACGACACCGCTTTCTCGCTCACCGAGAAGCAGCGCGGCCGCCAGGCAAGTCTGCATTTGCGCAAGGCAGATGGAACGCTTGCGCCGCAGCCGTTGGCGAGGCGAACGGACCCGAAAGTGATTTCTGGGGGCGGCGGCCTCTATTCCACAGCGCCGGACTATCTGACCTTCCTCCAGGCGCTATTGAATGGCGGAGCACTTGCCGGGAAGGGCATCCTGCGGCCGCAGACGGTTGCACTCATGTCCACCAATCAGATCGGCAACCTCGATGCGGGAATTCTCAAGACAACAAATCCGGCATTGTCTGACAACGTCGATTTTTTCCCGGGAGTCCGGCTGCGTTGGGGGCTTGGCGATATGATCAACGTCGACCCTGTACCGGATGGCCGCAGGGCAGGCAGCCTGACATGGGCCGGGCTTTACAATACCTACTATTGGATCGATCCGGCGTCGCGAATCGCGGGTGTGATCCTGATGCAGATACTGCCGTTCGCCGACCAGCGCGCGCTTAATGTCTATCGTCTATTCGAGCGCGGTATTTACCGTGTCCATGGGGCCGCCTGA
- a CDS encoding SRPBCC domain-containing protein: MQWFGPASVEEGSVKADIDLRVGGRYRISFNANGNYNEVGGVYREVVPNRRLVFSWAWHSTPERESLVTISIKPEGSGTLLVFNHAQFVDEKARDSHERGWTELLAKLETHLA; the protein is encoded by the coding sequence GTGCAATGGTTCGGGCCTGCCTCGGTAGAGGAGGGCTCGGTGAAGGCCGACATCGACCTGCGCGTCGGCGGCCGCTACCGCATCAGTTTCAACGCCAACGGCAACTATAACGAGGTCGGCGGCGTCTATCGCGAGGTCGTGCCGAACCGGCGACTGGTGTTTAGCTGGGCATGGCATTCCACGCCGGAGCGTGAATCGCTGGTGACCATTTCGATCAAGCCGGAAGGCAGCGGCACGCTGCTCGTCTTCAATCACGCGCAGTTCGTCGATGAGAAAGCGCGCGACAGTCACGAGCGCGGATGGACGGAGCTCTTGGCCAAGCTCGAAACGCATCTTGCTTAA
- a CDS encoding helix-turn-helix transcriptional regulator, translating into MSILNHMVKYQEDVLDRTFAALSDPTRRALLARLGDRESLSVSELAQPFSMSLPAIMKHLDVLSDAGLIAREKTGRTVACRLTASPMEQAMDWLNRYQRFWSDNLDRLAAFVEEDPWPPSQALPSKTPPAMPNSPRGPASPSRAGSTRRPKRSTPRGPTRKS; encoded by the coding sequence GTGTCTATACTAAACCATATGGTTAAGTATCAGGAAGATGTTCTCGATCGCACCTTTGCGGCGCTGTCCGATCCGACCCGGCGCGCGCTGCTGGCGCGGCTCGGCGACCGCGAAAGCCTGTCGGTCAGCGAACTGGCGCAGCCGTTTTCGATGTCGCTGCCGGCGATCATGAAGCATCTCGATGTGCTGTCGGACGCCGGCCTGATCGCGCGCGAAAAGACCGGGCGCACGGTGGCGTGCCGGCTCACCGCCAGCCCGATGGAGCAGGCGATGGATTGGCTCAATCGCTACCAGCGCTTCTGGTCCGACAATCTCGACCGCCTTGCCGCTTTTGTGGAGGAAGACCCATGGCCACCCAGTCAAGCCTTGCCAAGCAAGACCCCGCCCGCGATGCCGAACTCGCCGCGCGGCCCAGCCTCACCCTCACGCGCCGGCTCAACGCGGCGCCCGAAAAGGTCTACGCCGCGTGGGCCGACCCGGAAAAGCTAG
- a CDS encoding thioredoxin family protein codes for MQPHRVVSRDDWIAARKAHLAHEKEYTKARERLNEERRALPWVRVEKNYVFDGPDGKVSLGDLFRGRSQLVVQHLMFAPDWNEACKSCSFWADGFERMIPHLAARHTTMVAISRAPLPKLAAFKQRMGWTFDWLSSGGNTFNYDYGVSFTPEQIAAGGNYNYGTTPFGSEEAPGISVFYRDETGNIFHTYSCYSRGLDMMNAAYHYLDLTPLGRHEEGLPYPMDWVRLRDQYRPAQVQASCCHG; via the coding sequence ATGCAGCCGCACAGAGTCGTCTCCCGCGATGACTGGATCGCCGCCCGCAAGGCTCATCTCGCGCATGAGAAGGAGTACACCAAAGCGCGCGAGCGCCTGAACGAGGAGCGCCGCGCTCTGCCCTGGGTCAGGGTCGAGAAGAATTACGTGTTCGACGGCCCTGATGGCAAGGTGTCGCTTGGGGACCTGTTCAGGGGGCGCAGCCAGCTCGTGGTGCAGCACCTGATGTTCGCGCCCGACTGGAACGAGGCCTGCAAGAGCTGCTCGTTCTGGGCTGACGGATTCGAGCGGATGATCCCGCATCTTGCCGCCCGGCACACCACGATGGTCGCGATCTCGCGCGCGCCGCTGCCAAAGCTCGCCGCATTCAAGCAGCGAATGGGCTGGACCTTCGACTGGCTGTCGTCCGGCGGTAACACGTTCAATTACGACTATGGTGTCTCGTTCACGCCGGAGCAGATCGCGGCGGGCGGCAACTACAATTACGGAACCACACCGTTCGGCAGCGAGGAAGCGCCCGGAATCAGCGTGTTCTATCGCGACGAGACGGGGAACATCTTCCATACCTATTCCTGTTACTCGCGCGGCCTCGACATGATGAACGCCGCCTATCACTATCTCGACCTGACCCCGCTCGGGCGTCACGAGGAGGGGCTGCCATATCCGATGGACTGGGTGCGGCTACGTGACCAATACCGGCCGGCGCAGGTTCAGGCATCTTGTTGTCATGGTTAG
- a CDS encoding copper chaperone PCu(A)C yields the protein MTTVVRDIFVFVTAAIFIAATLLIASGAGAHEFKIGAIDIGHPWSRPTPKDANIAGGYLTITNKGKTADRLIGGTSPVASQIEVHEVIDVDGMSKTRPLANGLEIKPGKTVELKPGAYRILLMGLKEPFQVGQKVKGTLVFEKAGPVDIIYNVEENAGAAVSGVNGVSHKHH from the coding sequence ATGACAACCGTCGTCAGAGATATCTTTGTGTTTGTCACTGCGGCCATTTTCATCGCCGCGACTTTGCTAATTGCGAGCGGCGCTGGCGCGCACGAGTTCAAGATAGGCGCGATCGACATCGGTCATCCCTGGTCGCGCCCGACCCCGAAAGACGCCAACATCGCAGGCGGCTATCTCACCATCACCAACAAGGGGAAGACGGCGGACCGCCTGATCGGCGGCACGTCGCCGGTGGCTAGCCAGATCGAGGTGCACGAGGTGATCGATGTCGACGGCATGTCGAAGACGCGCCCGCTCGCGAACGGTCTCGAGATCAAGCCCGGCAAGACCGTCGAGCTCAAGCCCGGCGCCTACCGCATCCTGCTGATGGGGCTCAAGGAGCCGTTCCAGGTCGGCCAGAAGGTGAAGGGCACGCTGGTATTCGAGAAGGCGGGGCCTGTCGACATCATCTACAACGTCGAGGAAAACGCCGGAGCCGCCGTCAGTGGCGTCAACGGTGTCTCGCACAAGCACCATTAG
- a CDS encoding GYD domain-containing protein: MKYVLLGNLSPEWASKQSERIGKAKAKLDKLGIKVESIHYTQGYYDFVDIVDAPNEGAMLAFSVWYATQGLGRIQSMPAFDAKTFEAAIKDAAG, encoded by the coding sequence ATGAAATATGTGCTGCTTGGTAATCTGAGCCCGGAATGGGCAAGCAAGCAATCGGAGCGGATCGGCAAGGCCAAGGCAAAACTCGACAAGCTGGGCATCAAGGTCGAGTCGATCCACTACACGCAGGGCTATTACGATTTCGTCGACATCGTCGATGCCCCGAATGAGGGGGCGATGCTCGCGTTCTCCGTCTGGTACGCGACGCAAGGTCTGGGGCGGATCCAAAGTATGCCGGCCTTCGACGCAAAGACCTTCGAAGCCGCGATCAAGGACGCGGCGGGCTAA
- a CDS encoding methyl-accepting chemotaxis protein, translating to MRNLTVYQRFAMIIAALTIVLFAVSALQILVLRDAVLDERRTTVRNLVEAATKILATYESEAKAGRISPDQARQAAFASISAMRWGEYSDYIGVYGTGSSDAGVTYVHANPKYINVNRWEFKDKSGKLLIQDIVRTARAGGGFVEYLAPRSAGGTELRKVSYVGAFGAGDKLLALQAGAYVDDIDAVVFSRMMWAGIAGLGGLTLAVLVAFWLGRGLVIPLNKTCAAMDELARGHLAAEIPFVDRTNEIGRIARSLQVFKDHLVETTRLRTEQEAMKSRTAEERQAVLSRIADDFERSIGGVIRGTATAADELQNSASSMSTIAVGTTGQSAKVAAAAEQTASNVQTVAASAEELSSSIQEIARQVTQSSSIAQNAVGQANRTEAMVGRLVEASQKIGEVMALIQTIAGQTNLLALNATIEAARAGEAGRGFAVVANEVKALSSQTAKATDEITSQIQEIRDATGSTVNAIREIGTTIGQMNEITGSIAAAVEEQGAATNEIARSVQQAAQGAQEVMQNITGVREASSKVDAAATLVLNAAAQLTSQSEQLETETGKFLGNIRAA from the coding sequence ATGCGTAACCTCACCGTCTATCAGCGTTTTGCGATGATCATTGCGGCGCTGACAATCGTGCTCTTTGCCGTTTCCGCCCTGCAGATCCTGGTGTTGCGCGATGCGGTGCTGGACGAGCGGCGCACCACCGTCCGCAATCTGGTCGAGGCCGCGACGAAGATTCTTGCCACCTATGAAAGCGAAGCCAAGGCCGGCCGGATCAGTCCGGATCAGGCGCGTCAGGCGGCGTTTGCCTCGATCAGCGCCATGCGTTGGGGCGAGTACTCCGACTATATCGGCGTCTATGGCACGGGAAGCTCCGATGCCGGCGTCACCTATGTGCACGCCAATCCCAAATACATCAACGTCAACCGCTGGGAGTTCAAGGACAAGAGCGGCAAGCTGTTGATCCAGGACATCGTGCGGACGGCGCGCGCCGGCGGCGGCTTTGTCGAATATCTGGCACCCCGGTCGGCCGGTGGCACCGAACTCCGCAAGGTCTCCTATGTCGGCGCCTTTGGCGCTGGCGACAAGCTACTCGCGCTGCAGGCGGGCGCCTATGTCGACGATATCGATGCTGTGGTCTTCAGTCGGATGATGTGGGCCGGGATCGCGGGCCTCGGTGGCCTGACCCTCGCGGTGTTGGTTGCGTTCTGGCTCGGCCGCGGCCTGGTCATTCCCCTCAACAAGACCTGCGCGGCGATGGACGAACTGGCCAGGGGCCACCTTGCGGCCGAGATTCCGTTCGTCGACCGGACCAATGAAATCGGCCGGATCGCGCGCAGCCTCCAGGTTTTCAAGGATCACCTGGTCGAGACGACGCGGCTTCGCACCGAGCAGGAAGCGATGAAGTCGCGCACCGCCGAGGAGCGGCAGGCGGTTCTGTCCCGCATCGCCGACGATTTCGAGCGCAGCATCGGTGGCGTGATCCGCGGCACCGCCACCGCAGCCGACGAGCTGCAGAATTCCGCCTCATCGATGTCAACGATCGCGGTGGGGACGACGGGTCAGAGCGCGAAGGTCGCTGCTGCCGCCGAGCAGACGGCGTCGAACGTCCAGACCGTTGCGGCGTCGGCGGAGGAGCTGTCGTCGTCGATCCAGGAGATCGCGCGGCAGGTCACCCAGTCTTCGTCCATTGCCCAGAATGCGGTTGGGCAGGCGAACCGGACCGAGGCCATGGTCGGCCGCCTGGTCGAGGCCTCGCAAAAGATCGGCGAGGTCATGGCGCTGATCCAGACCATCGCGGGGCAGACGAATTTGCTGGCGTTGAACGCGACCATCGAGGCCGCCCGCGCCGGCGAGGCTGGCAGGGGGTTTGCCGTCGTGGCCAACGAGGTCAAGGCGCTGTCGTCACAGACGGCCAAGGCTACCGACGAAATCACCAGCCAGATTCAGGAAATTCGCGATGCGACCGGCTCGACCGTCAACGCAATCCGCGAGATCGGCACCACGATCGGGCAAATGAACGAAATCACCGGCTCCATTGCGGCCGCCGTCGAAGAGCAGGGCGCTGCGACCAACGAGATTGCCCGCAGCGTGCAGCAGGCGGCGCAGGGCGCCCAGGAGGTGATGCAAAACATCACGGGCGTGCGCGAAGCTTCGAGTAAGGTCGATGCTGCCGCCACCCTCGTCCTGAATGCCGCCGCGCAACTGACTTCACAGTCCGAGCAACTCGAAACCGAAACCGGCAAATTCCTCGGCAATATCCGCGCGGCCTAA
- a CDS encoding transporter, producing MALLLAAPAEAHHPGGGGNTGSGGPINTISADTLAEGMFAASIRYEFIRLGQLSDADLIAAANRGTHAHSLRSLDSVSLSVAYGITNDLTLAVRASGVRRSDIREAHEDMLSGGHMGIMNSSDMSSLMSPDGINRRGNSAGFGDVTMLGQYRFHSNAQTGTSAAVLFGFKAPTGSTSQRDAFGQLFQAEFQPGSGSWDGLIGAALTKRTGRWSFDVSGLYYLITNGTQNTNLGDRFLFGTAVSYRLVGPTGSAKEIELHEYCMQPRNQLQEHCLYHANHDHSDMKKTPYTLDLVLELNGEWHDKQRIAGIADPNSGGTTVYLSPGVRVGFDRFSGFVSVGVPVINQHNGVQSKPDFRVLTGIGARLN from the coding sequence ATGGCACTTCTTCTCGCCGCGCCTGCAGAAGCGCATCATCCCGGCGGCGGCGGCAACACCGGCAGCGGCGGCCCCATCAACACCATCTCAGCCGACACACTTGCCGAAGGAATGTTCGCTGCATCCATCCGCTACGAATTTATCCGGCTGGGTCAGCTCAGCGATGCCGATCTGATCGCCGCCGCGAACCGCGGCACGCATGCGCATTCACTTCGTTCGCTCGACAGCGTTTCGCTTTCGGTCGCCTACGGCATCACCAACGATCTGACCCTTGCCGTTCGCGCGTCCGGCGTCCGCCGCTCCGACATTCGCGAGGCGCATGAAGACATGCTGAGCGGCGGCCATATGGGCATCATGAATTCGAGCGACATGAGCAGCCTGATGAGCCCCGACGGCATCAACCGGCGCGGCAACTCCGCCGGCTTCGGCGACGTCACCATGCTCGGGCAATATCGCTTCCACAGCAATGCGCAGACCGGAACGTCGGCCGCCGTGCTGTTCGGCTTCAAGGCGCCGACCGGCAGCACCAGCCAGCGCGACGCCTTCGGGCAGCTCTTCCAGGCCGAGTTTCAGCCGGGCTCGGGCTCCTGGGACGGCCTGATCGGTGCCGCCTTGACCAAACGCACGGGACGCTGGTCGTTCGACGTGAGCGGCCTTTATTACCTAATCACCAACGGCACGCAGAACACCAATCTCGGCGACCGCTTTCTGTTCGGCACCGCGGTGTCATACCGCCTCGTCGGCCCCACCGGCTCGGCGAAGGAGATTGAGCTGCATGAGTACTGCATGCAGCCGCGCAATCAGCTGCAGGAGCACTGCCTCTATCACGCCAATCACGACCACAGCGACATGAAGAAGACGCCCTATACGCTCGATCTCGTGCTGGAGCTGAATGGCGAGTGGCACGACAAGCAGCGCATCGCCGGCATCGCCGACCCCAATTCGGGGGGCACGACGGTTTATCTCTCACCCGGCGTGCGCGTTGGCTTCGACCGCTTCTCGGGCTTCGTCTCTGTCGGCGTGCCGGTCATCAACCAGCACAACGGCGTTCAGTCCAAGCCCGATTTCCGCGTGCTTACGGGGATCGGCGCGCGGCTCAATTGA
- a CDS encoding VOC family protein, translating into MSVRVNALDHLVINVSDVARSTEWYRKILGMEVKVFDPGPGKTPRTSLVFGNQKINVRPRDADKVEWFTADHETAGSDDLCFLTSSTPDEVVKHLKANGIAIEEGPVAKQGARGTLRSVYCRDPDGSLIEISSYEGDGG; encoded by the coding sequence ATGTCCGTCAGGGTTAACGCGCTCGACCATCTCGTGATCAATGTCTCCGACGTGGCGCGTTCCACCGAGTGGTACCGGAAAATCCTCGGCATGGAGGTCAAGGTATTCGATCCTGGCCCGGGCAAAACGCCGCGGACCTCGCTGGTGTTCGGTAACCAGAAGATCAATGTACGGCCGCGCGATGCCGACAAGGTGGAGTGGTTCACGGCCGACCACGAGACCGCCGGCAGCGACGATCTGTGTTTCCTGACGTCAAGCACGCCGGATGAAGTCGTGAAGCATCTGAAGGCCAACGGGATTGCGATAGAGGAAGGCCCGGTCGCCAAACAGGGCGCCCGCGGCACGCTGCGATCGGTCTATTGCCGGGACCCGGATGGGAGTTTGATCGAGATTTCTTCGTATGAAGGCGATGGAGGCTAA
- a CDS encoding isoprenylcysteine carboxylmethyltransferase family protein, translating into MADRADTANVIVRPPIAWALAVLAGFALNWLMPLPLLPAPAGWLGAIVFALALALLAWAISTMTRAGSNVPTNLPTTTIVDAGPYRFTRNPIYLGMVLGLIGLAIAFNSLWLLMMLVPFALVIRYGVITREEAYLERKFGDVYRRYCARVRRWL; encoded by the coding sequence ATGGCTGACAGGGCAGATACCGCGAATGTGATTGTCCGGCCGCCGATCGCGTGGGCGCTCGCGGTGCTTGCCGGTTTCGCGCTCAACTGGCTCATGCCCTTGCCGCTCTTGCCGGCCCCTGCAGGCTGGCTCGGCGCGATCGTGTTTGCGCTTGCACTGGCGCTGCTCGCGTGGGCGATCTCTACCATGACCAGGGCCGGCTCGAACGTGCCCACCAACCTGCCGACCACGACCATCGTCGATGCTGGTCCTTACCGCTTCACGCGCAATCCCATCTATCTCGGCATGGTGCTGGGGCTCATCGGCTTGGCCATCGCCTTCAACAGCCTCTGGCTGCTGATGATGCTGGTGCCCTTCGCCCTCGTCATCCGCTACGGCGTGATCACCCGCGAGGAAGCCTATCTCGAGCGCAAGTTCGGCGACGTCTATCGCCGCTACTGCGCGCGGGTGCGGCGCTGGCTGTAG